The following proteins come from a genomic window of Amphiura filiformis chromosome 16, Afil_fr2py, whole genome shotgun sequence:
- the LOC140135593 gene encoding uncharacterized protein, with protein MQISIGRPRKVRHPHTGRSGHIPHISDLWHTAHTSPVGSQQQETLGLVAGGGIGTTNATMVVCWDDFVFLGMFLFTLGVGWAFGRSYVTGVRTTEDHKSNTMMESLFMGTWTEGALICCFVGAVVIIEMNPFRFVDDPKNPTSRTFVWIVWFPYAIYGILRMIAESRGSGWRTASRLCLAIAFLCEYAIIASHLMQLPPESDRTMYTPQCTLIYLSALFVFGELFCPTIEWIRWMRYGSTVVQGTWLIQVGMTICITGRDWKREEEVGITVLLIFLWHICMCVLIFKFVKKTVKTALETKPFDSDDEYEEGEFSDQSDEDEFEYAVEDRASSPKRSPGGGFKRFPTPGPDGQFRLSKAEVMALMMSNWFSHPADVEMMGVAYR; from the coding sequence ATGCAGATCAGCATTGGTAGACCGAGAAAGGTTCGACATCCTCACACAGGCCGTTCTGGCCATATCCCACACATTTCGGATCTATGGCATACAGCACACACTTCCCCGGTGGGATCGCAACAGCAAGAGACTCTCGGTTTGGTGGCAGGCGGTGGGATTGGGACCACGAACGCCACGATGGTTGTGTGTTGGGACGATTTTGTTTTCCTGGGAATGTTTCTGTTTACCCTGGGCGTTGGCTGGGCATTTGGTCGCAGCTATGTCACCGGGGTACGGACTACGGAAGATCATAAGAGCAATACAATGATGGAAAGCTTATTCATGGGAACGTGGACTGAAGGAGCTCTGATATGCTGTTTTGTGGGTGCAGTTGTCATCATTGAAATGAACCCTTTTAGGTTCGTTGATGACCCAAAGAATCCAACTAGTAGAACTTTTGTATGGATAGTGTGGTTCCCGTATGCTATCTACGGGATATTACGAATGATAGCGGAATCACGGGGTAGTGGTTGGAGAACCGCATCCCGATTGTGCCTTGCCATTGCTTTTCTATGCGAGTATGCCATAATTGCCAGTCACCTGATGCAGTTACCCCCAGAATCTGATCGCACCATGTACACCCCACAATGTACCCTCATCTACCTCTCGGCGCTATTTGTGTTTGGTGAGCTATTCTGTCCGACTATAGAATGGATTAGATGGATGCGATATGGGAGCACAGTAGTCCAGGGTACGTGGCTTATCCAAGTTGGAATGACTATCTGTATCACTGGGCGAGATTGGAAACGCGAAGAGGAAGTCGGCATCACCGTCTTGCTGATCTTCCTCTGGCATATCTGCATGTGTGTGTTAATTTTCAAGTTTGTTAAGAAAACAGTAAAAACTGCTCTTGAGACAAAACCATTTGATAGTGATGATGAGTATGAGGAAGGGGAGTTCTCAGATCAATCTGATGAGGACGAGTTTGAATATGCTGTAGAAGATCGTGCATCATCGCCAAAGAGAAGCCCAGGAGGCGGATTCAAACGTTTCCCTACTCCCGGCCCTGATGGGCAATTCCGATTGTCCAAAGCTGAGGTGATGGCCTTAATGATGAGCAATTGGTTCTCTCATCCGGCCGATGTAGAAATGATGGGAGTTGCCTATCGATGA